The following coding sequences are from one Nicotiana tomentosiformis chromosome 3, ASM39032v3, whole genome shotgun sequence window:
- the LOC138907983 gene encoding uncharacterized protein, whose amino-acid sequence MTRGKGRGQGRARGRGRGRSQPRARAAAPAVEPQVDFKEEVQVQTVPVGPVQVPEVFIATPVLQDALVRLVGFIDSVAQTGTFSMAQSVSQAGGGAQTPATHTPEQVAPCGASYEDPQDFLDHFHEVLRNMGIVETNEVDFAAFQMTGSARKWWRDYMMTRPARSPAITWDQFSQLFLEKFIHVTQREEYHMQFKRLQQGGMTVTQYETRFMDLARHATILLPTEKEQVRRFIDGLTYTLRL is encoded by the exons ATGACTAGGGGCAAAGGTCGAGGCcaaggtcgtgccagaggccgaggcagaggcagatctcagcccagagctcgagcagcagcacccgcagtagagcctcaggtggattttaAGGAGGAGGTTCAAGTTCAAACTGTACCTGtcggaccagttcaggtcccagaggtgttcatagccactccagtgcttcaagacgctctagtccgtttggtgggcttTATTGAcagtgtggcccagaccggtaCATTTTCAATGGCACAAtctgtctctcaggctgggggaggagcacagactcctgctactcacaccCCGGAGCAGGTGGCTCCCTG TGGTGCATCttatgaggacccacaggattttctgGACCATTTCCACGAGGTGCTgaggaacatgggtatagttgagaccaatgaggttgattttgcagcatttcagatgactggttccgcccgaaaatggtggagagattatatgatGACTAGACCAGCTAGGTCGCCTGCAATtacatgggatcagttctcacagctatttctagagaagttcatccaTGTCACCCAGAGGGAGGAGTATCACATGCAGTTTAAGCGACTTCAGCAGGGTGGTATGACTGTCACCCAGTACGAGACTCGATTTATGGACTTAGCTCGCCATGCCACTATTTTGCTTCCTACTGAGAAGGAGcaagtgaggagatttattgatgggctcacttacaCTCTCAggctttag